One genomic window of Quercus lobata isolate SW786 chromosome 9, ValleyOak3.0 Primary Assembly, whole genome shotgun sequence includes the following:
- the LOC115962091 gene encoding probable LRR receptor-like serine/threonine-protein kinase At3g47570 — MPPHQTNLCASSCSIYLHVILLFSIWLLCLQPTITTTAPTNETDHLALLKFKESVTHDPYKILSSWNNSMHFCNWLGITCGRRHQRVTRLDLQSYNLHGSISPYIGNLTFLRFIQLYNNSFYGEIPQKISHLFRLQQLRLSSNMLEGEIPSSLFYCSNLMVIKMASNKLKGRIPSELGYLMKLEELVLHGNNLTGGIPPSLGNLSSVTYLAIGQNNLGGNIPDAIGQLKSLIVFAISVNKLSGTIPSSLYNVSSLQIVAVSVNQLNGTLPANMGITLPHLQTLLFFGNEISGPIPTSLCNATQLQEIDLGENYILGSVPTTLGNLLDLNFLSLSANNLGRSLKFLTYLTNCSKLDHMDLTSNRFGGVLPNSIANLSNQLTELFLGENEISGTIPASLANLDKLIVLGLDYNYFTGIIPASFGRFQKMQGLALTGNSLSGEIPTFIGNLTEMFKLYFDENLFEGTIPPSIVNCQLLQFLDIALNKLNGSITQHTGLSSLPLVFLNLAHNSLTGKLPFEVANLKNINELDVSNNHLSGEIPTSIGNCLILEHLYLQGNSFKGAIPSSLASLRGLRHLDVSQNNLSGPIPKGLEMLPFLEFLNLSFNNFEGEVPTEGIFKNTSAISLIGNKNLCGGIPQLQLPKCPIKVTKPRSSIRLKLAIVITSLVLSFILFSFLFVLYWMKKSKKKSCSMVPTIDLLLNVSYKELYQATSGFSPNNLIGSGSFGSVYRGALDQQERLVAIKVLNLQHKGASKSFMAECNALRNIRHRNLVKILTCCSSMDYGGNQFKALVFEFMTNGSLDIWLHPEIPNKHQSRNLSLLQRLNVAIDVASAIDYLHNHSAQPIIHCDLKPSNVLLDHDMVAHVSDFGLARLLSITNGSSAKQTSSIGIKGSIGYAAPEYGMSGEVSMEGDVYSYGVLLLEMFLGKRPTDKMFKNDLNLHNFAKMGLSERVVQIVDPILLPREVVATPIAIVATREDNNDNEIHVYEDAQGSTANLSQMDANMHKCLVSILEIGLACSMESTKERMKMEEVTRELHLIKNAYLGSGIRSGISEILV, encoded by the exons ATGCCGCCTCACCAAACGAATTTGTGTGCATCATCTTGTTCTATATACCTTCATGTGATTCTTCTCTTTTCCATATGGCTACTTTGCTTGCAACCCACCATTACCACCACTGCTCCAACAAACGAGACTGATCATTTGGCTTTGCTCAAATTCAAAGAATCAGTAACTCATGATCCATATAAAATATTGAGCTCATGGAATAATTCTATGCACTTCTGTAATTGGCTTGGAATCACATGTGGCCGCAGGCATCAAAGAGTCACTCGCTTGGATCTACAAAGCTACAACTTACATGGATCCATATCACCTTATATTGGAAACCTCACCTTTTTAAGGTTCATCCAACTCTATAATAACAGCTTCTATGGTGAAATTCCACAGAAAATCAGTCATTTGTTCCGATTGCAACAACTGCGTCTTAGCAGTAACATGTTGGAAGGGGAAATACCATCTAGCTTGTTCTACTGCTCCAACCTTATGGTCATAAAAATGGCTTCAAATAAGCTTAAAGGGAGGATTCCATCGGAGCTAGGCTATTTGATGAAACTGGAAGAGCTTGTGCTTCACGGAAACAATTTGACAGGAGGGATCCCACCATCTCTAGGAAATCTTTCGTCGGTCACATATCTTGCTATTGGGCAAAATAATTTGGGGGGAAATATTCCAGATGCCATAGGCCAATTAAAAAGCTTAATAGTGTTCGCAATTTCGGTGAATAAATTGTCAGGTACGATCCCTTCCTCTCTTTATAATGTGTCATCTCTCCAAATCGTTGCAGTTTCAGTAAACCAACTTAATGGCACACTTCCAGCCAACATGGGCATCACTCTTCCTCATCTCCAAACacttctattttttggaaatgagATATCTGGGCCAATCCCTACTTCATTATGCAATGCAACTCAACTTCAAGAAATTGATTTAGGTGAGAACTATATTTTGGGATCAGTTCCAACCACTTTGGGAAATCTATTGGATCTTAACTTTCTAAGTTTAAGTGCCAATAATTTAGGAAGGAGCTTGAAATTCTTAACATATTTGACAAATTGTAGCAAACTGGACCATATGGATTTAACTAGTAACCGATTTGGAGGTGTTTTGCCCAATTCTATAGCCAACTTGTCAAACCAACTCACTGAATTATTTTTGGGAGAAAATGAAATCTCTGGAACTATTCCTGCATCATTAGCGAACCTTGACAAATTAATTGTCTTGGGCTTAGATTATAATTACTTCACAGGAATCATTCCAGCTAGTTTCGGGAGATTTCAAAAGATGCAAGGATTGGCTTTAACAGGAAACAGTCTATCCGGAGAAATTCCGACCTTTATAGGCAACCTTACTGAGATGTTCAAACTCTATTTTGATGAAAACCTATTTGAAGGAACCATACCTCCAAGTATTGTAAATTGCCAACTTTTGCAGTTCTTAGACATTgcattaaataaactaaatggaTCCATAACTCAGCATACTGGTCTTTCTTCCCTTCCACTAGTATTCCTAAATTTGGCACATAACTCGCTTACTGGCAAACTTCCATTTGAAGTTGCTAATctgaaaaatattaatgaactgGATGTCTCTAACAATCATTTGTCTGGTGAAATTCCAACATCTATAGGAAATTGTTTGATCTTGGAACATCTTTACTTGCAAGGGAACTCCTTCAAAGGAGCCATACCATCATCTTTGGCTTCTTTGAGAGGTCTTCGACATCTAGATGTTTCACAAAATAACCTATCAGGACCCATTCCAAAGGGTTTAGAGATGCTtccttttttagaatttttgaatCTTTCATTCAATAATTTTGAGGGTGAGGTACCAACTGAAgggattttcaaaaacacaagTGCTATATCATTAATTGGAAATAAAAACCTTTGTGGTGGTATACCACAATTGCAGTTGCCAAAATGCCCTATAAAAGTCACGAAACCAAGAAGTTCCATTCGATTGAAACTAGCAATTGTAATTACTTCCCTTGTACTATCtttcattttgttttcattcctttttgttctttattggatgaaaaaatcaaaaaagaaatcatgTTCTATGGTTCCAACAATAGACCTCCTTCTAAATGTGTCATACAAAGAACTCTATCAAGCAACTAGTGGATTTTCTCCAAATAATTTAATTGGGTCGGGTAGTTTTGGATCTGTATATAGAGGAGCACTTGATCAACAAGAAAGACTAGTTGCTATAAAGGTCCTTAACCTTCAACACAAGGGAGCTTCCAAAAGTTTCATGGCTGAATGTAATGCATTACGAAATATCAGGCATCGAAATCTTGTTAAGATATTAACATGTTGCTCTAGCATGGATTATGGTGGAAATCAATTCAAAGCACTAGTCTTTGAATTCATGACAAATGGGAGCTTAGATATTTGGCTGCATCCCGAGATACCCAACAAACATCAATCGAGGAACTTAAGCCTTCTTCAAAGACTAAATGTTGCAATCGATGTGGCTTCTGCAATAGATTATCTTCACAATCATTCTGCACAACCTATCATTCATTGTGATTTAAAGCCAAGCAATGTTCTTCTTGACCATGACATGGTTGCTCATGTAAGCGATTTTGGTTTAGCGAGACTCCTCTCAATTACTAATGGTTCTTCTGCAAAGCAAACTAGTTCAATTGGGATAAAGGGGTCAATTGGTTATGCAGCTCCAG AGTACGGCATGAGTGGCGAGGTATCGATGGAAGGAGATGTATATAGCTATGGAGTATTACTACTAGAGATGTTTCTAGGAAAGAGACCCACTGacaaaatgtttaaaaatgatcTCAATCTTCACAATTTTGCTAAGATGGGATTGTCAGAAAGAGTTGTTCAAATTGTGGACCCAATCCTTTTACCAAGAGAAGTTGTCGCAACGCCAATAGCAATCGTGGCAACTAGAGAAGATAATAATGACAATGAAATTCATGTATACGAAGACGCTCAAGGTAGTACTGCAAACTTGTCCCAAATGGATGCCAATATGCATAAGTGCTTAGTCTCAATCCTTGAAATTGGACTTGCATGTTCAATGGAgtcaacaaaagaaagaatgaaaatggaGGAAGTTACCAGAGAACTACATTTGATCAAAAATGCTTATCTTGGTTCTGGCATCCGCAGTGGAATTAGTGAAATCCTAGTTTGA